A single region of the Biomaibacter acetigenes genome encodes:
- a CDS encoding ABC transporter ATP-binding protein → MNDNLVEVKNLKTYFFTDDGVVPAVDGVDFSIKKGETLGIVGESGCGKSVTSLSLLRLVPNPPGKIVDGEMYFKGENLLEKSESEMRKIRGNDISMIFQEPMTSLNPVFTVGEQISEAIELHQGLNKRDALAKAVEMLKLVGIPSAEQRVNEYPHQMSGGMRQRVMIAMALSCNPALLIADEPTTALDVTIQAQILELMKDLKERLGTAIMLITHDLGVVAEMAENVLVMYAGKVVEYADVKTIFKNPKHPYTVGLLGSIPRLDQPKEKLYVIEGVVPNPFNMPSGCRFHPRCPEAREICKTKEPELLHIDGQQVRCWKYTDEWKGGGR, encoded by the coding sequence ATGAATGATAATCTTGTGGAAGTCAAAAATTTAAAAACCTACTTTTTTACGGATGATGGAGTGGTTCCGGCAGTAGACGGAGTTGATTTCAGCATCAAAAAAGGAGAAACTCTGGGCATAGTCGGGGAATCAGGCTGTGGCAAAAGCGTTACATCCCTGTCTCTTTTAAGACTTGTGCCTAACCCTCCGGGGAAAATTGTAGATGGTGAAATGTATTTTAAAGGTGAAAACCTTCTTGAAAAATCTGAAAGCGAGATGCGCAAAATCCGCGGAAACGATATATCTATGATATTTCAGGAGCCCATGACATCTTTAAACCCTGTTTTTACCGTAGGCGAACAGATAAGTGAAGCTATAGAACTTCATCAGGGTTTAAACAAAAGAGACGCTCTGGCCAAAGCCGTTGAAATGTTAAAACTCGTGGGTATTCCCTCAGCTGAACAGAGGGTAAATGAATACCCTCATCAAATGAGCGGCGGTATGAGGCAGAGGGTAATGATAGCCATGGCGCTTTCCTGCAACCCGGCCCTTCTCATAGCCGATGAACCTACCACCGCTCTGGATGTTACCATACAGGCCCAGATCCTTGAGCTCATGAAGGATTTGAAAGAAAGACTGGGAACGGCCATAATGCTCATAACCCATGACCTGGGTGTTGTGGCCGAGATGGCGGAAAACGTGCTGGTCATGTATGCCGGCAAAGTAGTGGAATATGCCGATGTCAAGACCATTTTCAAAAATCCGAAACATCCCTATACGGTAGGCCTTCTGGGTTCTATTCCCAGGCTTGATCAGCCCAAAGAAAAACTGTATGTTATCGAAGGCGTTGTTCCAAATCCATTTAACATGCCGTCAGGCTGCCGGTTCCACCCACGCTGCCCTGAAGCCAGGGAAATATGCAAGACAAAAGAACCTGAATTATTGCACATTGACGGGCAGCAGGTACGATGCTGGAAATATACTGATGAGTGGAAAGGAGGCGGCAGGTAA
- a CDS encoding DUF1015 domain-containing protein, with translation MATIKPFNAIRPLPGLVAKVAALPYDVVSTDEAREMVKANEISFLHVDKPEIDFDQSINPHDDRVYEKARENLKAMIQKGVFVKDAAEYLYIYRLEKSGKSQKGLVTCVSIDDYTNNIIKKHENTLAPKEQDRINHVKYTNAHTGPILMAYRKNPEITAIIDEWSAENPAVYDFISDDGVAQTVWVIDNESVIKKMVELFSGVSSLYIADGHHRAAAAVKVGLMRRMENPDFTGNEGYNYFLSVIFPDDELTILEYNRVVMDLNGLMEDELIRKIGEKFDVIYRDRAPYKPVEKHTFGMYINGKWYGFRTKSGIFNEDDPVARLDVSILQNNIIAPILGISNPRTDSRIDFVGGIKGLEELERRVNSGEMKVAFSMYPTSMEDLMSIADAGQIMPPKSTWFEPKLRSGIFIHSLD, from the coding sequence ATGGCTACTATAAAACCATTTAATGCCATCAGGCCATTACCGGGACTTGTGGCAAAGGTGGCTGCACTACCCTATGATGTGGTGAGTACCGACGAAGCTAGAGAAATGGTAAAAGCAAATGAAATATCCTTTTTGCATGTAGACAAGCCGGAGATAGATTTTGATCAATCTATTAACCCTCATGATGATAGGGTTTATGAGAAAGCCCGGGAAAATCTTAAGGCAATGATCCAAAAAGGAGTATTTGTTAAAGATGCAGCGGAATACCTCTATATATACCGTTTGGAGAAAAGTGGCAAATCCCAGAAGGGCCTGGTCACTTGCGTTTCCATCGACGATTATACGAATAATATTATAAAAAAGCATGAAAACACCCTGGCTCCAAAGGAACAGGATAGGATAAACCATGTAAAATATACCAATGCCCATACCGGGCCAATCCTGATGGCATACCGAAAGAATCCGGAAATCACCGCTATCATCGATGAATGGTCTGCCGAAAATCCTGCGGTTTATGATTTTATATCCGACGATGGTGTTGCCCAAACGGTATGGGTTATAGATAATGAAAGCGTTATTAAAAAGATGGTGGAATTGTTTTCCGGAGTTTCATCATTGTACATCGCCGATGGCCATCACAGAGCCGCAGCCGCTGTCAAAGTTGGGCTGATGAGAAGAATGGAAAATCCGGATTTTACCGGCAATGAAGGATATAATTATTTCCTATCTGTAATTTTCCCCGATGATGAACTTACCATACTGGAATATAACAGGGTGGTAATGGATTTAAACGGTCTTATGGAAGATGAACTTATACGAAAAATTGGAGAAAAATTTGATGTCATATACAGGGACAGGGCCCCATATAAGCCGGTAGAAAAGCATACTTTTGGGATGTACATAAATGGAAAGTGGTACGGCTTTCGCACCAAAAGTGGTATTTTTAATGAGGATGATCCTGTGGCAAGGCTTGATGTTTCCATCCTTCAAAATAATATCATTGCACCTATTTTAGGCATCTCGAACCCAAGGACTGACAGCAGAATAGATTTCGTAGGCGGTATAAAAGGTTTAGAAGAGCTGGAGCGCAGAGTAAACAGCGGGGAAATGAAAGTAGCCTTTTCTATGTATCCCACTTCCATGGAAGATTTGATGAGCATAGCCGATGCAGGACAAATTATGCCTCCAAAATCCACGTGGTTTGAACCCAAGTTGAGGAGTGGAATCTTTATTCATAGTCTTGATTAA
- a CDS encoding ABC transporter permease, with protein MEVKTEVKNVVPGKAKRKVEGRSLWMDAWLRLKKNKSAMFGMALVIVICLAAILAPYITRYDPYDQLIWKEGASAKLAPPSATHWFGTDIYGRDIYTRVVYGARISLQIGFAATGISVIIGVILGSLAGYYGGFIDDIISWLTNVIFAFPFLLFVLALVAYLPPSLPLMYMSIGIISWASFARVARGQVIQVKEMEYVEAATAVGGGDWRIIFKHILPNILAPIIVQATLEVGSIIMLESSLSFLGFGVQPPKPAWGYMINEGRQFFLSGQWWWSVFPGFAIMALVLGFNLFGDGLRDALDPRLKQ; from the coding sequence ATGGAAGTTAAAACTGAAGTAAAAAATGTAGTTCCGGGTAAGGCGAAGAGGAAAGTGGAAGGCCGAAGCCTGTGGATGGATGCGTGGCTTCGTCTAAAGAAAAATAAATCCGCTATGTTTGGAATGGCGCTGGTAATAGTAATATGCCTGGCGGCTATTTTAGCACCGTATATAACCAGGTATGACCCGTACGATCAGCTTATCTGGAAAGAAGGAGCATCGGCAAAACTTGCACCGCCCAGTGCAACACACTGGTTTGGGACCGATATATACGGTAGGGATATTTACACCAGGGTAGTATATGGTGCCCGAATTTCTTTACAGATTGGTTTTGCGGCTACTGGCATATCAGTGATTATCGGTGTGATATTGGGAAGTCTGGCAGGGTATTACGGTGGATTTATAGATGATATAATAAGCTGGCTGACCAATGTCATATTTGCATTCCCGTTCTTGCTTTTCGTTCTTGCGTTGGTAGCTTATCTTCCACCCAGTCTTCCGCTCATGTATATGTCCATAGGCATCATATCCTGGGCATCTTTTGCCAGAGTTGCCCGGGGGCAGGTGATACAGGTCAAGGAAATGGAATATGTGGAGGCAGCTACGGCCGTGGGCGGTGGCGATTGGAGAATTATTTTCAAGCACATACTGCCGAATATACTGGCACCGATAATCGTACAGGCGACCCTTGAGGTGGGGAGCATAATAATGCTCGAGTCTTCCCTGAGTTTTCTCGGATTTGGAGTTCAGCCTCCAAAGCCGGCATGGGGATATATGATTAATGAGGGCAGGCAATTCTTCCTTTCAGGTCAATGGTGGTGGTCGGTATTTCCGGGATTTGCCATCATGGCTTTAGTTCTGGGCTTTAATCTTTTTGGAGACGGTCTGAGGGATGCTCTTGATCCCCGACTGAAACAGTAG
- a CDS encoding sigma-54 interaction domain-containing protein produces the protein MPEQHDLKNILSLESIKNIFDTLDEGILIVDRECRIMFYNRTLSHFEGLDASLVVGKTIFEVFPSITPEESTLYRVVMTGKPIKGRFQQYFNYKGKQIKTVNTTIPITDRSEIIGALEVSRDISVILDLSEKVVNLQQGFGCKSTRSKNVGLKYNFDNIIGKNNRIQEIIGILKKASQTTSSILIYGETGTGKELFAQSIHNASPRKNMPFIAQNCATLPESILEGILFGTTRGSFTGAIDKPGLFEQADGGTILLDEINNMGHALQTKLLRVLQEGVVRRLGDVTDIPVDVRIIATTNEKPSKLLESGKLKQDLFFRLSVIYVEIPPLRERREDIYDLVYYFIKKYNEKFNKNVSGIQEDVIDIFQEYTWPGNVRELEHVIEALMNYVDEGQIKREHLRFLSFGAFKNYIEKETPVFTGVQFKKRIFDYEKNLIVEVINSTQGNITKAAQKMGIKRQLLQYYMKKYGIR, from the coding sequence GTGCCGGAGCAGCATGATTTAAAAAATATACTATCATTGGAAAGCATCAAAAATATTTTTGATACTCTCGACGAGGGGATTTTAATAGTAGACCGGGAATGCCGAATTATGTTTTATAACAGGACTCTTTCCCACTTTGAGGGATTGGATGCAAGCCTGGTGGTAGGCAAGACTATTTTTGAAGTATTTCCTTCCATTACCCCTGAAGAAAGCACCCTTTACCGGGTAGTAATGACGGGAAAACCGATTAAAGGAAGATTTCAGCAATACTTTAACTATAAGGGAAAGCAGATAAAAACGGTGAATACCACCATACCTATCACTGATAGGAGTGAGATAATTGGGGCCCTTGAAGTGTCCCGGGATATATCGGTTATCCTTGACCTCAGTGAAAAAGTCGTTAACCTTCAGCAAGGCTTTGGGTGCAAATCTACTCGATCAAAAAATGTGGGATTGAAATATAATTTTGACAACATTATAGGAAAAAATAATAGGATTCAGGAGATAATCGGCATATTAAAAAAAGCCTCCCAAACCACTTCTTCCATTTTGATTTATGGTGAAACAGGAACGGGAAAAGAGCTTTTTGCCCAGAGCATCCACAATGCAAGTCCCAGAAAAAATATGCCGTTTATAGCGCAAAACTGTGCTACCCTGCCGGAAAGTATCCTTGAGGGCATTCTTTTCGGCACAACCAGGGGTAGTTTTACCGGCGCTATAGACAAGCCAGGCCTATTTGAGCAGGCGGATGGGGGAACTATTCTCCTTGATGAGATAAACAACATGGGTCATGCCCTCCAGACAAAATTGCTGCGAGTGCTTCAGGAAGGAGTGGTCCGGCGCCTCGGAGATGTGACAGATATTCCTGTGGATGTGAGAATTATCGCTACCACCAATGAAAAGCCTTCGAAGCTTCTGGAAAGCGGGAAGCTAAAACAAGATCTTTTTTTCAGGCTCAGTGTTATATATGTGGAAATCCCGCCTCTAAGGGAAAGGCGGGAGGATATATATGACCTCGTATATTATTTTATAAAAAAATATAATGAGAAATTTAATAAAAATGTTTCGGGTATCCAGGAGGATGTTATAGATATTTTTCAGGAGTACACATGGCCCGGAAATGTGCGGGAGCTTGAGCATGTTATAGAAGCACTTATGAATTATGTGGATGAAGGTCAGATTAAAAGGGAGCACCTTAGATTTTTAAGTTTCGGGGCTTTTAAGAATTATATTGAAAAAGAGACCCCCGTTTTTACGGGGGTTCAGTTTAAAAAAAGAATTTTTGATTACGAAAAGAACCTTATAGTTGAAGTAATAAATAGCACCCAGGGAAATATTACCAAAGCTGCACAAAAAATGGGCATTAAAAGACAATTGCTGCAATACTACATGAAAAAATATGGGATAAGATGA
- a CDS encoding ABC transporter ATP-binding protein encodes MVNTQEKLLEVKGVKKYFPITGGILQKTVGYVKAVDGVDMFIKRGETLGLVGESGCGKSTLGRVILRLLDATEGEINYGGNNILKLKKEQMREMRKKMQIIFQDPYASLNPRMTIGDIIGEPMDIFGMAKGHEKEEKVLELLHVVGLGTQHIRRYPHEFSGGQRQRIGIARALAVDPELIICDEPVSALDVSVRSQVLNLMQELQEKFSLTYLFISHDLSVVKHISDRVSVMYLGKVVEIAEKNELYDKPLHPYTRALLSAIPIPDPEVKRERIILEGDVPSPVNPPSGCHFHTRCKYAKPECSKIEPELKDVGSEHFVACHLY; translated from the coding sequence ATGGTAAACACTCAGGAAAAATTGTTGGAAGTTAAGGGAGTAAAAAAATACTTTCCTATTACCGGCGGCATTTTACAAAAAACCGTGGGTTATGTTAAGGCTGTAGACGGGGTGGATATGTTCATAAAGCGGGGAGAAACCCTGGGCCTTGTGGGTGAAAGCGGATGCGGCAAGTCCACCTTGGGTCGGGTAATTTTAAGACTACTTGACGCCACCGAAGGGGAAATAAATTATGGTGGAAACAACATACTAAAACTCAAAAAAGAACAAATGCGGGAAATGCGCAAGAAAATGCAGATCATATTCCAGGATCCTTATGCATCTTTAAATCCCAGGATGACCATCGGGGATATCATAGGTGAACCCATGGACATCTTTGGTATGGCAAAAGGCCACGAGAAAGAAGAAAAAGTGTTAGAACTTTTACACGTGGTTGGCCTCGGAACACAGCACATAAGGCGGTACCCTCATGAGTTCTCCGGCGGGCAGCGCCAGAGGATCGGGATTGCCCGGGCACTGGCGGTAGACCCGGAACTCATCATATGTGACGAACCCGTTTCCGCCCTGGATGTTTCGGTAAGGTCCCAGGTGTTAAACCTGATGCAGGAATTACAGGAAAAATTTAGCCTCACATATCTCTTCATATCTCACGACCTCAGCGTTGTAAAGCATATCAGCGATAGGGTCTCGGTCATGTATCTGGGCAAAGTAGTGGAGATTGCCGAGAAAAATGAACTGTATGATAAACCCCTGCATCCATATACCCGTGCTCTTCTTTCGGCCATCCCCATCCCGGATCCGGAGGTTAAGAGGGAAAGGATAATCCTGGAAGGAGATGTGCCCAGTCCTGTAAATCCGCCCAGCGGCTGTCATTTCCACACCCGCTGCAAGTATGCAAAACCCGAGTGCAGCAAGATAGAGCCTGAATTAAAGGATGTGGGCAGCGAACATTTCGTTGCATGCCACCTGTATTGA